Part of the bacterium genome, CACGACCTCGGGCGCACCCACCTTCTCGGGCTGCAGCACCGGAATGCCCAGTTCTTCGGCGGTCTGCTTCACGGGCGTGGCTGCGGATTTGCGCCCGCGGCCTCTGGGCCGGTCCGGTTGCGAGATCGCGCCGACCAGTTCGTGTCGACTCCCGGCCAGCGCGCGCAGCGAGGCCACGGCAAACTCCGGAGTTCCCAGGAAGACCAACCGCAGTGGGGCGCCACTCACGACAGCCGCCTCAGTAGGTCGGAAGACTGGACGCGTCCTCTTCCTGCTCGCGTCGGAGCTGTTTCTTGCGCCGGCGGATGTAGAGATCGCGCTTCAGCTTGCTGATGTGGTCGATGAACAGCACGCCGTCGAGGTGATCGACCTCGTGCTGGTAGCAGAAGGCCTCCAGCTCGGTGCCTTCGTATTCCACTTCCTTCCAGTCCAGGTCGCGCGCCCGCACCACGACGCGCTGGCTGCGCCGTACGTCGGCGTTGAAATCGGGCACCGAAAGGCAGCCTTCCTCGGGCGAGATGATCTTGCCCTCGGCCAGCACGATCTCTGGGTTGATCAGCACGCGCGGGTCGCGCCCCTGATCTTCGTCGTAGTTGACGTCCATCACGACCAGACGCTTGGCAACACCAATTTGCGTCGCGGCCAGGCCGATGCCGGGCTCGTCGTACATGGTCTCGATCATGCTCTGAACCAGCGCGCGCAACGAGTCATCGAGCTCGCTCTCCAGGATCGGCTCGGCGGTCTCGCGCAGGCGGGCATCGGGGAATTTCAGGACTTCGAGAATCACGGTGCCAGACTCATAGCATCTGGAGCGGGCTGGTATCCAGCCGGAGGCTGACGCCGGGGAAGCGGCCCTTGGTCTGGCGGCGCAGCTCGGCGGCGATCTCGCGCACCGTT contains:
- the def gene encoding peptide deformylase — protein: MILEVLKFPDARLRETAEPILESELDDSLRALVQSMIETMYDEPGIGLAATQIGVAKRLVVMDVNYDEDQGRDPRVLINPEIVLAEGKIISPEEGCLSVPDFNADVRRSQRVVVRARDLDWKEVEYEGTELEAFCYQHEVDHLDGVLFIDHISKLKRDLYIRRRKKQLRREQEEDASSLPTY